The Thermomonospora curvata DSM 43183 DNA segment TCGTGCAGCCGCTCCGGCAGAGTGTTCATCGCCAGCCGGAACGAGCGCAGCGCGGCGGTCACCGTGGACTGGGGGACCTCCGGCAGCAGCCCGTACATCTCCCGCGCCCAGTCCGGCAGGGTGTAGTAGCACAGCATGCCGAACGGCAGGTAGGCGGGCTTGCCGGGGGACAGGAAGCGCATGTTGCCCGGCAGCTTGGGCCACAGCAGGAACTTCACCGTCTCGCGGGCCTCGTCGGTGACGCGCAGCTGCGGGCGCACCCGGGCGAAGTAGTCCTCCATCTCCTCGACGCTGCCGGGCACGTCCTCGGCCTTGAGCCCGACGTAGACGGCGCTCTTGCGCTGCTCGCGCAGGTACTGGTCGGCCATGGCGTCGGTGAGGGGGAGCCCGGCGCGGCGCGCGACCACCAGGTAGGAGTACACCTCGGCGCAGTGCACCCACAGCAGCAGGTCGGGCGCGTCCAGCCGCTCGGTCTCGCCGGTGTCGGGGTTGACGAAGCGCAGCTTGGCGTGGATCTTGCGCACCCGGGCGGCCAGCCGGTCCATCTCCTCCGGCGACCCGAAGGTGGAGGTGCCCACGAAGTGGGCGGTGCGCTGGAGCCGCCCGATGGGGTCGTTCTGGAAGACGGAGTTCTGCCACACCCCCCACATGGCCCTGGGGTGCAACGCCTGCAGCATGAGGCTGCGCACGCCGCCGACCCACATGGACCGGTCGAGGTGGACGCGCCAGGTCGCGCTCTCCGGGGGCTGAACCGTCACCGCCATGGAGGACCTCCGGGGGGGGGACGCGGGTGGTACAGGTGCGGCAAGTATACATGAAGCATTTTTTGTCTCATGTCGCGTGGGTCACAGGCGCCGGAGGGGATCACCGGCCCCGCCCAGGTCCTGCGTCCCGTTCACCGCTGCCTCCATGCCGCGGGCCGTCATCCTGATGGGAACGTCCATCTGACCGGGAAATCCTGAGAAAAGGAAGAGATCTCCGGAGGCTGAAAACACGTTCCCTGTTACGAGGAGGACGGTTCAAACGCATCGCGAACCGGTTCCTCGCTATTGGCGAGGAACTGAAATCGGGAAACAAGGCGGTCAGATCGCAGGCAAGCCGGCGCCGGTTGTGTTCCCGCCCTCAATGGAAGCCCGATGCGCTCTCATCGGCGGCCATCGAGCACCGGACTTTTTCAGCACATGGCCCAAGGCGCCGCGAACGGGGCTCCGATGGCGCTCGGTACTGCGACGTCCCGTTTCGGACTATGAAGACAACGTGCAGAAAGAAGGCCCACTGCAAGCGGGCCGCTTCAGCGGAGGCTCACACCGAACCGTGAAGACGCCGCCCGCGACGCTCCGTACCGCGACCGGACGAGCGGCTCAGCGGGTCAGGCGGCGGCACTCACCCTGGCGCCAGAAGTCGGCCAAGGTGCTGGCGGTGGTCTCCGGGGCCTCCACGGCGGGGGAGTGCGCCGCGCCCGGGATCACCACCTTCTCGGCGCTCAGCCGCTCGGCCATCGCCGCCTGGATCTGCGGCGACCAGGCGTTGTCGTCCTCGCCGTAGAGCACCAGCACCGGCAGGTCGATGTCGGCGGACAGCTTGGCCAGCTCCTCCACCCGGTCCGGGCACACCAAAAGCTCCTGGGCCATGCTCAGCAGGCCGGTCACGTTGTTGCGCAGCATCCGCGTGCGCAGAAAGTCCACGATGTGCGGCGGGACGCCGTTGCGCAGGGCGTCCGGCTCCATGTGGTCATGCCACACCCGCTCCAGGCCGATGCGCGGCAGCTCCGCCACCAGCGCGGCGGCGTCCTTGGCCCGCGGCCCGGTGATGGCGCCCGGCCCGGAGCTCATCAGCGTGTAGGTCAGCGGACGGGCGCCCGCGCCGAGAATGGCCTCCCGGGTCACCAGCCCGCCGAAGGAGTGCCCCACCAGGTGGGCCGGCTCGGGACCCAGCGCCTCCAGCAGAGCCGCCACGTCCAGGCCCAGCGCGGCACAGGTGTAGGCGGCCGGATCATCGGGGCCCGCGGTCTCGTACTGCCCGCGCATGTCGATCGCCACCACCCGCCGGCCGGCCCGCGCCAGCGTCGGCAGCACGGCGATGAAGTCCTCCTTGCTGCCGGTGAACCCGGGGACCAGCAGCGCCGGCGGGCGTTCGGGCACACCGGAGCCGGGCAGCGCCTCCAGCGCGGCGAACGTCCCGCGCGAGGTGGAGATCTCGGTCCGGCGGACACCGGGGGGCAGGGTCAGAAACCGGGGGGTACTCAAGCCGACTCGTCCTCTGCCGGGTAGCTGGGCACGTCATGGAACCGGGGCATGCTCACAGGCCGCCAGCATACCGAGACCGCGGGCCGGTGGCCCGGATGCGGCATGCGCGCACCGAAGGCCCGCCCGCGGCGCACCGCGCGGCCCGGCGATGCCGCCCGACCGGCATCGATCGGGCGCGGACGCACCGGCCGTCGCCGCCGTCCCCTGGGCGGCCGTGCCGGTCACCGGCCGCCCGCGGCGGGCCGGGGCCGCGGGGACCGGCCGCCCGAGGGGGTCAGCCGGTCCGGTCGCCGGTGGGGCGCCCGCCCCGAGTGCGCCGCCGGGAACGGCTGCGGGGGCGTTGCGGGGCCTCCACGACCGGGTCGAAGCCGCTCCCGCTCGGCGGCGGCAGGAAGGTCACCAGCGGCACCCCGGTGACCGCATCGGTCGGCGGCACGATCGGCTCGGGCGCCGGGACGAAGGCGGTCCGCTCCGGCTCGGGCTCGTGGCCGGCCTGCCCGGCGGCGGGCTCGTCCACCGCCTCGGGGACCTGCTCGTCCCGCTCCTCCTGCAGGGGGCGGTCCGGCTGGTCGGCGGGCTCGATCGGCTTGCCGCCGCGGGTGCGCACCCGCCGGCGGCTGCGCTTGCGGGTCCTGGTCCGCTCGCGGGAGCGGCTCTTGCCGGTCTCGCCGATGTCCTCCAGCTCCTCGGCCTCCAGCCCCGCGCGGCCGCGCCGCTCCTTGGGCAGCGTGCCGGTCGCCTCCCGCGGGATGTCCAGCGCCTCATAGAGGTGGTCGGAGGTGGAGTAGGTCTCCGGGGGCTCGCCGAACGGCAGCTGCAGCGCGTTGTTGATCAGCTTCCAGCGCGGCAGGTCGCTCCAGTCCACCAGCGTGACCGCGGTGCCCTCCCGGCCCGCCCGGCCGGTGCGGCCGATGCGGTGCACATGGGTCTCCGCCGAGTCCGGGCACTCGTAGTTGATCACGTGGGTGACGTCCTCGACGTCCAGCCCGCGGGCGGCCACGTCGGTGGCCACCAGCACATCGACCTTGCCGGAGCGGAAGGCCCGCAGCGCCCGCTCCCGCTGGCCCTGGCCCAGGTCGCCGTGCACCGCGGCGGCGGCGAACCCGCGGCGGGTCAGATCGGCCGCGATGCGGTCGCAGGCCCGCTTGGTCTGGCAGAACACCATGGTCAGCCCGCGCCCATTGGCCTGCAGCAGCCGGGCCAGCACCTCCGGCTTGTCCATCGGGTGGGTCTGGAAGACGTGCTGGGTGACCTGCGGGGTGGCCTCGGACTCGGTGTGCACCTCGGCCCGCACGTTGGTGGGCCGGTTCAGGTAGCGCCGCGACAGCGCCACGATCTCGCCGGGCATGGTGGCCGAGAACAGCATGGTCTGCCGCTCGGCGGGGACCAGCTCGATGATCCGCTCGATGTCGGGCAGGAAGCCCAGGTCGAGCATGCGGTCGGCCTCGTCCAGCACCAGCATCTGGATCTGCGACAGGTCCAGGTGCCCCTGGCGGGCCAGGTCCAGCAGCCGGCCCGGGGTGCCGACCACCACGTCCACGCCGTCGCGCAGCGCCTGGATCTGCGGCTCGTAGGCCCGGCCTCCGTACACCGCCACCACCCGGGTGCCCAGCTTGCCGCCGGCCACCAGCAGGTCGTCGGTGACCTGGGAGGCCAGCTCGCGGGTGGGGGCCAGCACCAGCCCGCGCGGGGCCTTGCCGCCGTGCTCGATGCGCTGCAGCAGCGGAATTCCGAAGGCGAGGGTCTTGCCGGTGCCGGTACGTGCCTGGCCGATGATGTCGTACCCGCGAAGCCCTATGGGCAGGGCCATCTCTTGGATGGGGAACGCGTCGACGATGCCCTCGGACTCCAGGGCGTCGGCTATCTCGGAACACACTCCGAGTTCACGGAAAGTAGTCAGGGCTTTCAGCCTCCGTTGTGCGGGGTCCTCACTTCCGGGTCCGCGCTTGGGTTCGCGCCGAACGGGCGCCACCCCCTCGCGTTCGCCGCAGGGGCCACGGAGCCGTCGAACGTTGCCGGCAGGGCCGGTGAGATCCTGCCGATCGCTTCCTGTGGCCGCGCCGACGCGCGGAAGGGACCAGCCGTCAATCAGTACCTCGGCGACCGCTGTCAGGGGTATGGCGCAATCACTCCGTGTGGCTGCGCGCGGTCACTCTTCGCGACGCATAGTACCGGTAGTCGGTTCCTGACACCAATAGCCGTTCGATGTGATAACGCGCAGCCGCCCCCAATCTATTTCCCGGCGGGCCGGCCGCGTCCCGGCGCGCTAACCGCCGGACGGCCGAGATCGGCCGAGGTCAGGGGGGACCGCCCTGATGACCCGGCCTGGCGTGGTATTTCAAAACCATCCGAATAAGCCGCCCGGGCGGGGTGCGATGGCGGATTGGCGGTTGCCGGGTTTCACCGGGTTGCGCGAACTCGGCCGCGGCGCCCGGGGCCGGGTGATGCCCGCCCGCGATGGCGGCGAACTCGTCGCGATCAAGTATCTTGCGCCGGAACTGACGGTCGATGAACGCCCGCCGGAACGGTTTCGCGGCCGGGTCCGCACGCCGGCGCGGGTGGACGATCCGCCGGGGCGCCATGAGCCGGTGTTCCCCGGGCCGGCCCCGGTGATCCGCAAGAGCCCCGCCGGGACCGGCCGCCGCGCACGCTCCCCGGCGGCGCCCGCCCCGCGCCGGCGTGCGGACGGCTCTTTGAAGCGCGCCCTTTCCACGCCGGCCACGACCGGATGCCCGTTCGGGTGCGTCTCATCGATCGTCTGGTGAAAACCGCGCTGCAAGGAGGCCTTGAAGGTGACGAACGCTTGGCGGCTGGCGGAGTTCGAGGAGATCCGCGAACTGGGCACGGGCGCGCAGGGGCGCGTGGTGCTGGCGCGGCACCGCCGGGCGGGCACTCCCGTGGCGATCAAATACCTGGAGTGCGGGGAGGGCGACCGGGAGGCCATCGAGCGGCTGCGCCAGGAGGCGATGCTGCTGGGCAAGGTCTCCGACCCCCACGTGGTGCGCCTGTACAGCTTCGTGGTCGGCGAGCAGGGCGCCGCGCTGGTGATGGAGGCCATCAACGGGGTCTCCCTCAAGGAGATCCTGGCCCGGCACGGCGCGCTCTCCCCGGAGGCCGCGCTGACGGTGCTCAAGGGCTCGCTGCTGGGGCTGGCCGCCGCGCACGCCGTCGGGGTGGTCCACCGCGACTACAAGCCCGCCAACGTGGTGGTGCGGGCCGACGGGCTCAGCAAGCTGATCGACTTCGGCGTCGCCACGCTGGCCGGCGCCGGATCCCGCTCCGGCACCCCCGCTTACATGGCCCCGGAGCAGTGGGCGGGCCACCCCGCCACTCCGGCCACCGACGTGTACGCGGCGACCTGCGTGTTCTTTGAATGCATCACCGGTTCCAAGCCGTTTTCCGCAGACAACGCGGCGGCGCTGATGCACCGGCACCTGACGGCTCCCGTCCCCGTCGAGGCGGTTCCCGAGCCGCTGCGGCCGCTGCTGGCGCGCGGCATGGCCAAGGACGCCGCGCACCGCCCGCCCGGCGCGGCGGCGTTCGTGACCGAGCTGGAGGAGGCCGCCTCCGCCGCCTACGGCGCGGACTGGGAGCAGCGCGGCATCCGCGCCCTGGCGGCCGGTGCGGCGGCGCTGGCGGCGCTGTTCCCGCTGGCCGCCGGGCTGATCCCCACGGCGGCGGGGGCCGGGACGGCGGGCGCCGGTGCCGGGGCGGCCGGCGTGGCGGGCGCCGGGTCGGCGGGGACGGCCGGAGCCGGGATGTCCGGGGCGGCGGCCGGGGCGGCGGGAGCCGGCTCGGCCGGGGGCGCCGGTGCCGCGGCCGCCGCAGGCGCCTCGGCCGCCGGTGGTGCGGCCGCCGGCGGCTCGGCGATCGCGGCCACCGCCGGGACGGGCCTGCTGGCGACGGCGGGCGCCAAGGTGACGGCGGCCGTGGCGGGCACCGTGCTGGCGATCGGGGCGGGCACCACGGCGGTCGTGGTGGCGGGCGGCGACGACGGGCCCGCCGTGCCCGCCGCGCAGAACGTCGCCGTGCGCACCCCCACGCTGCCCGAGCGCGTGATCGAGCTGGGGGGAGGGCAGCGGCTGATCGTGGAAGGCGCCCAGTACGTGCAGATCTCCGGGCATTCGGACAGCGCCGTCCAGCAGCGGGTGAACGCGGCGCTGCGCAGCCCGCTGGATACGGCGATCGAAGGCGCGCAGCGGTTCGTGCGGGAGAACCCCGAGATGGGCCGTCCGGGGCCGGGCGGGGACTGCCAGGGGGCCAGCCTGTCGGCCAAGGCGGTGCCGGGGCTGCGCAACGGCAGGCTGGTGTCCGTCCGGTATGAGCTGAAGGGCGG contains these protein-coding regions:
- a CDS encoding oxygenase MpaB family protein; translated protein: MAVTVQPPESATWRVHLDRSMWVGGVRSLMLQALHPRAMWGVWQNSVFQNDPIGRLQRTAHFVGTSTFGSPEEMDRLAARVRKIHAKLRFVNPDTGETERLDAPDLLLWVHCAEVYSYLVVARRAGLPLTDAMADQYLREQRKSAVYVGLKAEDVPGSVEEMEDYFARVRPQLRVTDEARETVKFLLWPKLPGNMRFLSPGKPAYLPFGMLCYYTLPDWAREMYGLLPEVPQSTVTAALRSFRLAMNTLPERLHDFSFHKDTRQMLERARQSLAAEGYDMSKGLFGLRDPRRWPSRRGAPVSA
- a CDS encoding DEAD/DEAH box helicase, which translates into the protein MCSEIADALESEGIVDAFPIQEMALPIGLRGYDIIGQARTGTGKTLAFGIPLLQRIEHGGKAPRGLVLAPTRELASQVTDDLLVAGGKLGTRVVAVYGGRAYEPQIQALRDGVDVVVGTPGRLLDLARQGHLDLSQIQMLVLDEADRMLDLGFLPDIERIIELVPAERQTMLFSATMPGEIVALSRRYLNRPTNVRAEVHTESEATPQVTQHVFQTHPMDKPEVLARLLQANGRGLTMVFCQTKRACDRIAADLTRRGFAAAAVHGDLGQGQRERALRAFRSGKVDVLVATDVAARGLDVEDVTHVINYECPDSAETHVHRIGRTGRAGREGTAVTLVDWSDLPRWKLINNALQLPFGEPPETYSTSDHLYEALDIPREATGTLPKERRGRAGLEAEELEDIGETGKSRSRERTRTRKRSRRRVRTRGGKPIEPADQPDRPLQEERDEQVPEAVDEPAAGQAGHEPEPERTAFVPAPEPIVPPTDAVTGVPLVTFLPPPSGSGFDPVVEAPQRPRSRSRRRTRGGRPTGDRTG
- a CDS encoding serine/threonine-protein kinase, with protein sequence MTNAWRLAEFEEIRELGTGAQGRVVLARHRRAGTPVAIKYLECGEGDREAIERLRQEAMLLGKVSDPHVVRLYSFVVGEQGAALVMEAINGVSLKEILARHGALSPEAALTVLKGSLLGLAAAHAVGVVHRDYKPANVVVRADGLSKLIDFGVATLAGAGSRSGTPAYMAPEQWAGHPATPATDVYAATCVFFECITGSKPFSADNAAALMHRHLTAPVPVEAVPEPLRPLLARGMAKDAAHRPPGAAAFVTELEEAASAAYGADWEQRGIRALAAGAAALAALFPLAAGLIPTAAGAGTAGAGAGAAGVAGAGSAGTAGAGMSGAAAGAAGAGSAGGAGAAAAAGASAAGGAAAGGSAIAATAGTGLLATAGAKVTAAVAGTVLAIGAGTTAVVVAGGDDGPAVPAAQNVAVRTPTLPERVIELGGGQRLIVEGAQYVQISGHSDSAVQQRVNAALRSPLDTAIEGAQRFVRENPEMGRPGPGGDCQGASLSAKAVPGLRNGRLVSVRYELKGGWVCNTDYITDWVSTVTVALDTGKALALSDMFAPATLTQAGLDGLWRRFPKPTPTPDGLLEPCRPPARLRPADLRPVSGGFATPVVVGFTDAAMTLSVSTDEGAAGCIPVTLSVPHDRVRDLLRPEFAAMLAGRAPTPSRS
- a CDS encoding alpha/beta fold hydrolase, yielding MSTPRFLTLPPGVRRTEISTSRGTFAALEALPGSGVPERPPALLVPGFTGSKEDFIAVLPTLARAGRRVVAIDMRGQYETAGPDDPAAYTCAALGLDVAALLEALGPEPAHLVGHSFGGLVTREAILGAGARPLTYTLMSSGPGAITGPRAKDAAALVAELPRIGLERVWHDHMEPDALRNGVPPHIVDFLRTRMLRNNVTGLLSMAQELLVCPDRVEELAKLSADIDLPVLVLYGEDDNAWSPQIQAAMAERLSAEKVVIPGAAHSPAVEAPETTASTLADFWRQGECRRLTR